A region from the uncultured Bacteroides sp. genome encodes:
- a CDS encoding GNAT family N-acetyltransferase, whose translation MDYEIVHFSERNRFEMEQDGLTAYVEYKLADGGLDILHTIVPEPFEGKGIAGALVKTAYDYALAQGLKAKATCSYAVIWLKRHPEYAAN comes from the coding sequence ATGGATTACGAAATAGTACATTTCTCCGAAAGGAATCGATTTGAGATGGAGCAAGACGGATTGACGGCTTATGTGGAATATAAGCTTGCGGATGGCGGATTGGATATTCTTCATACCATTGTGCCGGAACCGTTTGAAGGCAAAGGCATAGCCGGAGCTTTAGTGAAAACAGCATACGACTATGCGCTTGCTCAGGGGCTTAAAGCCAAAGCTACATGTTCGTATGCTGTTATTTGGTTGAAGCGACATCCGGAATATGCCGCTAATTAA
- a CDS encoding gamma-glutamyl-gamma-aminobutyrate hydrolase family protein codes for MKKIILLLSLVFVGLTSINAQQNRLIGIADTYNNGETTVPRAYIDAVLKVGNIPVLIPFMQDEDHLAKLIGTLDAVILPGGEDINPARYHELPSPKLGEVNLPRDSFDMAVIKLSVKEHVPLVGICRGMQAINVYFGGTLYQDLPSEYAVKNVAHRQTLPKAIATHTIYVTPESYLARISGQDSLRVNSFHHQAVKDVAPGFKVTARATDGVIEAFESDKYGIIAVQFHPEGLVIGNDSAMIEFFRSMPVKH; via the coding sequence ATGAAAAAAATAATTTTATTATTGAGCTTGGTGTTCGTCGGTTTGACGAGCATCAATGCTCAGCAAAATCGGCTGATTGGTATTGCCGATACGTATAATAACGGTGAAACAACTGTGCCGCGAGCATATATCGATGCTGTTTTGAAGGTTGGAAATATTCCGGTGTTGATTCCTTTTATGCAAGACGAAGACCATTTGGCGAAGTTGATAGGCACTCTGGATGCAGTGATTCTGCCCGGTGGCGAAGATATAAATCCGGCCCGTTATCATGAACTTCCTTCTCCGAAGCTTGGTGAAGTGAACCTGCCTCGTGATTCGTTTGATATGGCTGTTATCAAGCTTTCCGTAAAGGAACATGTTCCTTTGGTAGGCATTTGCCGCGGCATGCAGGCTATCAACGTTTATTTCGGCGGAACACTTTATCAGGACTTGCCGTCGGAATATGCCGTGAAGAATGTTGCGCATCGACAAACACTGCCCAAAGCGATAGCTACACACACCATTTATGTAACGCCTGAATCGTATCTTGCCCGTATAAGCGGACAGGATTCGCTAAGGGTGAACAGTTTTCATCATCAGGCGGTAAAGGATGTAGCTCCGGGATTCAAAGTCACGGCACGTGCTACAGATGGAGTGATAGAGGCTTTTGAGTCGGATAAGTATGGTATAATTGCCGTGCAATTTCACCCCGAAGGTTTGGTCATAGGAAACGATTCTGCTATGATCGAATTCTTTCGTTCCATGCCTGTAAAGCATTAA
- a CDS encoding TonB-dependent receptor: MKRMFGKKIAGLFVFLLVTGTAFAQQSRIHGKVSDKNEALPGATVQVVGTNVGTITDAEGNYTLRLGKGSYTLKVSYIGYKQLQKNLSVRGQEDLEQNFLLDDDGEDLDEVVVVGSRAQPRSRLESLNPVDVIDRKVFKESAQVNLNQLLNYVVPSFNSNTQVISDGTDHIDPASLRGLGPDQVLVLINGKRRHTTSLVNINGTFGKGSVGTDLNAIPVASIKRIEILRDGASAQYGSDAIAGVINIILEDNTNDGRVDLTSGGYLSKNSEGTMDGETVQANANMGFKLGKQGGFINLSGSYDFRDPTNRQKEFTGTIFKDYNFPDRYANPTGVDVTDVELARLGKTRADYVSRIGQSKNRGGALFFNSSLPLSEHAEFYSFGGLNYRKGESAAFRRQPAQLNQNSEYLYPDGFLPLIDTDNIDQSLSAGIRGKKGEWDIDFSNTYGRNSIDFVTSNTLNASLLDASPTRFEDGGYRFTQNTTNLDIHRHFDLLSGFDLSFGGEHRYENYQIIAGDENSYRDYGRALKIGTDANGNDILVSDANGDIQTLQSADGKNYAGGAQAFPGFRPENAVNVSRSSVAAYTDMEINLTSRFLAAGALRFENYSDFGSTLNWKLALRYKLNDNWALRGSASTGFRAPSLHQRYFSATSSLFTDGVIISSGTFRNDSRLAKLLGIPDLKEETSYNYTAGFTGRFGDFNLTVDGYFIRIDNRVIYTGQFKGSNAADASDQDKEIYNILNQAGASSARFFANAIDTETKGVDVVLSYNKRVGPGLFRADLSGTLVKTAIVGDVHSSGLLAGKESSYLDDASRIYIESAVPRVKSSLSLSYSPYKWNFLLRNVYFGRVDAATNTVADQETYGAKVVTDAIVGYNFNKSLKLSVGANNLFDIYPDKATGSNVGSGYFIYSRTGQQFGFNGRYVFGRISLTL, translated from the coding sequence ATGAAAAGAATGTTTGGAAAGAAGATTGCAGGATTATTTGTTTTTCTACTGGTTACCGGAACTGCTTTTGCGCAGCAGAGTAGAATTCATGGTAAAGTGAGTGATAAGAATGAGGCCTTGCCGGGAGCAACGGTGCAGGTAGTTGGTACCAACGTAGGTACGATTACGGATGCTGAGGGTAATTATACTCTCCGCTTGGGCAAAGGAAGCTATACGCTCAAGGTTAGTTATATAGGATATAAACAGTTGCAGAAAAATCTTAGCGTTCGGGGGCAGGAAGATTTGGAACAGAACTTTCTGCTGGATGACGACGGTGAGGATTTGGATGAAGTGGTGGTAGTGGGCTCCCGGGCGCAACCCCGGTCTCGACTTGAATCGCTTAATCCGGTAGATGTGATTGACCGGAAGGTTTTTAAAGAGTCTGCTCAGGTTAATTTGAATCAGTTACTGAATTATGTAGTGCCTTCATTTAACTCGAACACGCAGGTAATCAGTGATGGAACGGATCACATTGATCCGGCTTCTTTGCGCGGATTGGGGCCTGACCAGGTATTAGTACTTATTAATGGTAAACGCAGGCACACTACGTCACTTGTCAATATAAACGGAACGTTTGGTAAGGGATCTGTCGGCACAGACCTGAATGCTATCCCTGTGGCCTCTATTAAACGTATAGAAATATTGCGGGACGGTGCTTCGGCACAATATGGCTCGGATGCGATAGCGGGGGTAATTAACATCATTCTGGAAGATAACACGAACGATGGGCGAGTGGACTTGACTTCAGGCGGTTATCTTTCAAAAAATTCAGAAGGGACGATGGATGGTGAAACGGTACAGGCTAATGCTAATATGGGTTTTAAGCTTGGCAAGCAGGGTGGTTTCATTAATCTGAGCGGGTCGTATGATTTCCGCGATCCTACTAACCGTCAGAAAGAATTTACCGGTACTATATTTAAAGACTATAATTTCCCGGATCGCTATGCTAACCCTACAGGGGTAGATGTGACTGATGTGGAACTTGCTCGTTTGGGCAAAACCAGAGCCGACTATGTATCGCGCATTGGTCAGTCAAAAAACAGAGGCGGTGCTCTTTTCTTTAACTCCAGCTTGCCGCTATCGGAGCATGCCGAATTCTACTCTTTTGGTGGCTTGAACTATAGGAAAGGAGAATCGGCCGCTTTCCGTCGGCAACCGGCGCAGCTCAATCAAAACAGTGAGTATCTCTATCCCGATGGTTTTCTTCCGCTGATTGATACCGACAACATAGATCAATCCTTATCGGCAGGTATCCGCGGCAAAAAGGGAGAATGGGATATTGATTTTTCGAACACTTACGGAAGAAACAGCATTGATTTTGTTACTTCCAATACGCTGAATGCTTCTTTGCTGGATGCATCTCCCACACGTTTTGAGGATGGCGGATATCGTTTTACTCAAAACACAACTAATCTGGATATTCATCGTCATTTTGACTTACTCTCGGGGTTTGACTTGTCATTCGGCGGCGAACATCGTTATGAGAACTACCAGATTATTGCCGGCGATGAAAACTCTTATCGTGACTATGGACGGGCATTGAAAATAGGTACGGATGCTAATGGGAATGATATTCTTGTTTCGGATGCCAATGGTGATATTCAAACTTTGCAATCGGCCGACGGAAAAAACTATGCAGGGGGTGCACAGGCATTTCCCGGATTCCGACCCGAAAATGCTGTCAATGTATCTCGCTCGTCGGTTGCTGCTTATACGGATATGGAGATAAACCTGACTTCCAGGTTCTTGGCTGCCGGAGCGCTTCGTTTTGAAAATTATTCTGACTTCGGCTCCACGCTGAACTGGAAGTTGGCTTTACGCTATAAGCTGAACGATAATTGGGCTTTGCGCGGCTCGGCCAGCACGGGCTTTCGTGCTCCGTCACTTCATCAACGTTATTTTAGTGCTACCTCAAGCTTGTTTACCGATGGAGTAATTATCTCATCGGGCACTTTTCGTAATGACAGTCGCCTAGCTAAGTTGTTGGGTATACCCGATTTGAAGGAGGAAACATCTTATAATTATACAGCTGGATTCACCGGACGCTTTGGTGATTTTAACCTTACGGTAGACGGTTACTTCATACGGATAGATAATCGGGTGATCTATACCGGACAGTTTAAGGGTAGCAATGCAGCTGATGCTTCGGATCAGGATAAAGAGATTTATAACATTTTGAATCAGGCAGGAGCTTCGAGTGCTCGTTTTTTTGCCAATGCTATTGATACGGAAACAAAGGGCGTTGATGTGGTACTTTCATACAACAAGAGAGTGGGGCCGGGCTTGTTTCGGGCCGACTTATCAGGAACGCTTGTTAAAACGGCTATCGTAGGCGATGTACATTCTTCGGGATTGCTGGCAGGAAAAGAATCTTCTTATCTGGACGATGCCAGTCGCATTTATATAGAATCGGCAGTGCCTCGTGTGAAGAGTAGTTTATCCCTTAGCTACTCTCCCTATAAATGGAATTTTCTTTTGCGAAACGTATATTTCGGTCGGGTAGATGCTGCCACCAATACGGTAGCCGATCAGGAGACATACGGTGCAAAGGTGGTGACCGATGCGATAGTGGGTTATAACTTTAACAAAAGTCTGAAGCTATCGGTGGGTGCTAACAATTTGTTTGATATCTATCCGGATAAAGCCACAGGAAGTAATGTTGGATCGGGATATTTCATTTATTCTCGTACCGGACAGCAATTTGGCTTTAATGGTCGCTATGTATTCGGAAGAATATCACTAACATTGTAG
- a CDS encoding HU family DNA-binding protein has product MSAMYDLVEKPNPKGDGEKQQLYPRIVSSGTISTEKLIERISGACSLTPGDLKGAIVELTHAISEYLKDGFTVELGELGYFSPRIKGRGVNNKKEIRSTSIYFDNVNFRASKKIRQSLYAPLERAQYGFQKSSNSSREKRRAQLETFLDKNAFITRSEYTQLTGLLKNKALEELRALEAEGTLCTRGRGSHIVFMRVENR; this is encoded by the coding sequence ATGTCAGCAATGTATGACCTTGTAGAAAAGCCCAACCCTAAAGGCGACGGCGAAAAGCAACAACTTTACCCACGTATCGTATCAAGCGGTACCATATCCACCGAGAAACTTATCGAGCGAATATCAGGAGCCTGTTCTCTGACTCCGGGAGACCTGAAAGGTGCCATCGTCGAACTAACCCATGCCATCTCAGAATATCTCAAAGACGGCTTCACCGTAGAATTGGGTGAACTGGGTTATTTTTCGCCACGTATCAAAGGCCGTGGAGTAAACAATAAAAAAGAAATCCGCTCCACCTCCATTTACTTCGACAATGTCAACTTTCGCGCCAGTAAAAAGATACGCCAAAGCCTTTATGCCCCATTGGAACGTGCCCAATACGGCTTTCAGAAATCATCGAACAGCAGTCGGGAAAAACGCAGAGCACAGTTAGAAACATTTCTCGACAAGAATGCCTTCATCACCCGCAGTGAATATACCCAACTCACCGGACTGTTGAAAAACAAAGCTCTCGAAGAGCTAAGAGCTCTCGAAGCTGAAGGTACACTTTGCACCCGCGGCAGAGGAAGCCATATCGTATTTATGAGAGTGGAGAATCGATAA
- a CDS encoding sigma-70 family RNA polymerase sigma factor: MQLSDKALLEAIYQKEENAFNELYKRYKRLFYNLAYTYTGDKESSADIVQHFWISIWTKPEAIKANEDDSAKSFLYKHFSFFVNTYYRSLYAQQKNISDCNVDQVENEISYTHIMEELQVKEIHLLIDKAIEEMPQMTRQIFIRRWKEDYSQQETAHSLSISEQMVRNRYNWAMSLIRKRLKSNHQLDIYIPLLSFLMNFLKR, from the coding sequence ATGCAATTGTCCGACAAAGCATTATTGGAAGCGATTTATCAGAAGGAGGAGAATGCCTTTAATGAACTCTACAAGAGATATAAACGTCTATTTTATAATTTAGCCTACACTTATACGGGAGACAAAGAATCATCAGCCGATATTGTTCAGCATTTTTGGATCAGTATCTGGACAAAACCGGAAGCGATAAAGGCAAATGAGGATGATTCGGCTAAATCATTTTTATATAAACACTTCTCTTTTTTCGTCAACACCTATTATCGATCACTTTATGCACAACAGAAAAATATATCGGACTGCAACGTAGATCAGGTAGAAAATGAAATCTCATACACGCATATTATGGAAGAATTACAGGTGAAAGAGATTCATCTCCTTATTGATAAAGCTATTGAGGAGATGCCTCAAATGACCCGGCAAATATTTATTCGTCGCTGGAAAGAAGATTATTCGCAACAAGAAACGGCCCATTCCTTATCTATCAGTGAACAAATGGTACGTAATCGATATAACTGGGCCATGTCCTTAATCCGTAAACGGTTAAAATCCAACCATCAATTAGACATCTATATTCCTTTGCTTTCTTTTTTAATGAATTTTCTTAAACGGTAA
- a CDS encoding FecR family protein, with protein MDEKGKKKLIYDSSQETKQARQDIYVKLLHRYFHGDSTDKEKQAVEEWDAEHSWSRYTQRMDERKMEEDCEGVWNNLEKKLHFKRKSRKRIIALRNYAAAAVLLLLVLGVGGLYLPNQSRSDSEALVANYDTYETGMHERKEIHLPDGSIVHLNRDSHLHLLANEFDRKQREVWLEGEAFFEVSKNPKKEFIIHSGNLKTVVKGTSFNIKAYKDLKEDAITVRSGRVEIFTDNEQLATLTKNQQLMYNREKDSYETETADWQDAASWLDGGFVLNYANTEELKMRIKQYYGVEMEIRDKALKGIHLKSSFVEGTKIEEVMNTLCKLYNVKYTIENSRVILHK; from the coding sequence ATGGATGAAAAAGGGAAAAAGAAACTGATTTACGATTCGTCTCAGGAAACAAAGCAAGCGAGGCAGGATATCTATGTTAAACTGCTGCACCGCTATTTTCATGGCGACTCCACTGACAAAGAAAAACAAGCGGTGGAAGAATGGGATGCGGAACATAGCTGGAGTCGTTATACTCAACGCATGGATGAAAGGAAAATGGAAGAAGATTGTGAAGGAGTATGGAATAATTTAGAAAAAAAACTTCATTTTAAAAGAAAGAGTCGTAAACGCATAATAGCGCTACGGAACTATGCAGCGGCAGCTGTCCTCCTTCTCTTGGTGCTTGGCGTAGGAGGTTTGTATCTACCCAACCAGTCAAGGTCTGATTCAGAAGCTTTGGTAGCTAACTATGATACCTACGAAACCGGTATGCATGAGAGAAAAGAGATTCACTTACCCGATGGTAGTATCGTCCATCTAAACAGAGATAGTCATTTGCATTTACTGGCCAATGAATTCGATCGGAAGCAACGGGAAGTTTGGTTGGAAGGAGAGGCTTTTTTTGAAGTGTCCAAAAATCCAAAAAAAGAATTTATTATACACAGTGGCAACCTAAAAACAGTAGTAAAGGGTACTTCTTTTAATATTAAAGCATATAAGGATTTGAAGGAAGATGCGATTACGGTCAGAAGTGGTCGGGTAGAAATTTTCACTGATAATGAGCAGCTAGCAACGTTAACAAAAAATCAGCAATTGATGTATAATCGGGAGAAGGATAGCTATGAGACTGAAACAGCTGATTGGCAAGATGCCGCCAGTTGGTTAGACGGAGGTTTTGTGCTAAACTATGCTAATACCGAAGAACTAAAAATGCGCATAAAACAGTATTACGGCGTGGAAATGGAAATTCGTGACAAAGCCCTAAAAGGAATACATTTGAAATCTTCTTTTGTGGAAGGAACCAAAATAGAGGAAGTCATGAACACACTTTGCAAATTGTATAATGTAAAATATACAATAGAAAATAGCCGGGTGATTCTCCATAAATAA
- a CDS encoding TonB-dependent receptor, translated as MKSMNFPRIIFLITSFLCWPILMQGQTISKHFPAESVAERVKEMVKESKKNISFDSQQIGNTLLPEANVVNSSVEQTLEKSLLGSGLTYKKVSENSYIIVQASKLTAPTDSNKSKKKTISGRVVDGKGIPVIGANILVKGTTQGVITDVDGSFEIKANEGSNLIVSFIGYINKEIMATGQNNLNIVLEEDSKTLDEVVVIGYGTTKKTDLTGALSSVANDKIVATHYNSATEALYGQLPGVDIVSSGTKPGGGYNIMVRGQNTIIAEPGGDARTDMSNINPPLYVVDGMYVTSINDISPNDIERIDVLKDASSTSIYGSRGANGVIIVTTKKGTEGRNHVEYTGAFSINSAMNLPDFCNADEYVQYRLDRAIGNNYSDNTYVPDLKTVLGAQQYDNYTAGKTIDWPSEILNTSYSQSHSLRVEGSGKGLGYSLGLGYNNEKGIIEGDSYTRYNVSASVNRQINDIFKIGANIYTAYEITPNASPETLRTAYRLNPLTDKYDTDGSLLLFSDKTLSNLVNPLLEMRNRTTETNSLHTFGNINLEIKPLKWLKYTITFTPDIQSTTYGSYIGSNTKTASGNPSGTSAQYRTSNTIKYTWDNILYGEKKWGDHSFNLTLGTSWYRYTYKYSAQAAKAFSTDKYKWYNMGAGTMTSMATSYEQEQLSSYFARINYDYKGRYLFTATGRTDGSSKLAMDHKWAFFPSAAIAWRVSEEDFLKDKNWLSNLKMRFSYGVSGNNGVDPYTSSQTVANSKYLFGNDNGVTSSSISNIENKTLSWELTKEFNLGLDFGFFNGRINGTIDVYNRRTNDIIMNRVMSEMNGFGSVTDNVGSINNRGIEISLSTVNIKTRDFSWITNINFTKNSNKIISLADGTTRDEANQWFVGKPVGVVWTYDQIGFWGKDEADKAAVYGLAPGSIKVRDIDNDGNTDNDDKVFKGSVFPKWTGGLTSTFAYKNFDLAFTVTTRQGQYSYSQFHRTYAMTDEKSFNVLKLNYWTPENTTGTWLRPGVNTGELDALFYQKTSYVKVGYINIGYNVPEKITRDIKLSKLRVYASCQNPFIFTGYKGWDPEMASTNTQSQYAMTRTFMFGINLGF; from the coding sequence ATGAAAAGTATGAATTTTCCTCGCATTATTTTTCTAATAACAAGCTTCCTCTGTTGGCCGATCCTTATGCAAGGTCAAACGATAAGCAAACATTTTCCAGCGGAGAGCGTAGCGGAACGAGTTAAAGAGATGGTGAAAGAAAGTAAGAAAAATATTTCTTTTGATTCACAACAAATTGGTAATACACTGCTTCCGGAGGCCAATGTAGTCAACTCTTCCGTAGAGCAGACTCTGGAAAAAAGCCTCTTAGGAAGCGGATTAACCTACAAAAAAGTTTCCGAAAACTCATATATTATTGTGCAGGCTTCGAAATTAACAGCCCCGACGGATTCTAACAAAAGTAAAAAGAAAACAATTTCGGGCAGAGTAGTAGATGGAAAGGGAATTCCGGTGATTGGCGCCAATATATTGGTTAAAGGTACAACTCAGGGAGTTATTACAGATGTAGATGGCTCTTTTGAAATAAAGGCGAATGAAGGAAGTAACCTGATTGTTTCATTTATTGGTTACATCAATAAAGAAATCATGGCTACAGGTCAAAACAATTTAAATATTGTTTTGGAAGAAGATTCTAAAACCTTAGATGAAGTTGTCGTTATCGGATACGGTACTACAAAGAAAACAGATTTAACAGGTGCTCTTAGCTCCGTAGCCAACGATAAAATAGTTGCAACTCACTATAATAGTGCCACAGAAGCTCTATATGGTCAGCTACCTGGCGTTGACATTGTTTCATCAGGAACAAAACCCGGAGGAGGATATAATATTATGGTTCGTGGGCAAAACACCATTATTGCCGAACCCGGTGGTGATGCTCGAACTGATATGAGTAATATTAATCCCCCACTTTATGTTGTTGATGGTATGTATGTTACTTCTATCAATGATATTTCTCCAAATGACATTGAGCGCATCGATGTACTGAAAGACGCTTCTTCAACATCAATTTACGGCTCTCGAGGTGCCAATGGAGTGATCATTGTGACAACTAAAAAAGGTACTGAAGGCAGAAATCATGTAGAATATACAGGGGCTTTTTCCATTAATTCAGCAATGAATTTACCTGATTTTTGCAATGCCGATGAATATGTGCAATACAGATTGGATAGAGCGATAGGCAATAATTATTCAGATAACACCTATGTTCCTGATTTAAAAACAGTTCTCGGTGCTCAGCAATACGATAATTATACTGCCGGCAAAACTATTGATTGGCCCTCAGAGATTCTTAATACTTCTTATTCTCAATCACATTCACTTAGAGTAGAAGGTAGTGGAAAAGGATTAGGTTATAGTTTAGGGCTTGGCTACAACAATGAAAAAGGAATTATTGAAGGTGATAGTTATACCCGTTATAATGTTAGCGCATCAGTAAATAGACAAATCAACGATATATTTAAGATTGGAGCTAATATTTACACTGCTTATGAAATTACACCGAATGCTAGTCCGGAAACATTACGTACAGCTTACAGGTTAAATCCTCTCACCGACAAATATGATACTGACGGGTCCCTCCTTTTATTTTCGGATAAAACTCTTAGTAATCTGGTAAATCCATTATTAGAGATGAGAAATCGAACCACCGAAACAAATAGTTTACACACATTCGGAAATATAAATTTAGAAATAAAGCCTCTTAAATGGTTAAAATATACTATAACATTTACGCCTGATATCCAATCCACTACTTACGGATCATACATCGGATCAAATACAAAAACGGCAAGTGGAAATCCGAGTGGAACATCAGCACAATATAGAACAAGTAATACAATTAAATATACTTGGGATAATATATTGTATGGTGAAAAAAAATGGGGAGATCATAGTTTTAATTTAACCTTAGGCACATCTTGGTACAGATATACATATAAATATTCTGCTCAGGCCGCAAAAGCTTTCTCTACGGATAAATATAAATGGTACAATATGGGTGCCGGAACGATGACAAGTATGGCAACAAGTTATGAACAAGAGCAACTCAGTTCTTATTTTGCTCGTATCAACTATGACTATAAAGGACGTTATTTATTCACCGCTACCGGTCGTACTGATGGCAGTTCAAAACTGGCAATGGATCATAAATGGGCATTTTTCCCTTCAGCAGCAATTGCATGGAGAGTTTCTGAAGAAGATTTTTTGAAAGATAAGAACTGGCTATCTAATTTGAAAATGCGTTTTAGCTATGGTGTATCAGGTAATAATGGCGTAGATCCATATACATCTTCACAAACAGTTGCTAATAGCAAATATCTTTTTGGTAATGATAATGGAGTTACAAGTTCCTCTATTTCAAATATTGAAAATAAAACACTCTCTTGGGAGTTAACTAAAGAGTTTAACTTGGGCCTGGATTTTGGATTTTTTAATGGAAGAATTAATGGAACTATCGATGTGTATAACCGTCGAACAAATGATATTATTATGAATCGTGTCATGTCAGAGATGAACGGATTTGGTAGTGTTACTGATAATGTCGGCTCAATAAATAACCGTGGCATTGAAATCTCGTTAAGTACTGTCAATATTAAAACCAGAGATTTTTCTTGGATAACAAATATCAATTTCACAAAGAATAGCAATAAAATTATAAGTTTGGCTGATGGAACTACAAGGGATGAAGCTAATCAATGGTTTGTTGGTAAGCCTGTCGGAGTGGTATGGACTTACGACCAGATAGGTTTTTGGGGTAAAGATGAAGCTGATAAAGCGGCTGTTTATGGGCTAGCACCCGGGAGTATTAAAGTAAGAGATATTGATAATGACGGGAACACAGATAACGATGACAAAGTTTTCAAAGGATCTGTATTTCCAAAATGGACAGGAGGTCTTACCAGCACTTTCGCCTATAAAAATTTTGATCTGGCATTTACTGTCACAACCCGTCAGGGACAATATTCATATTCTCAGTTTCATAGAACCTATGCTATGACTGACGAAAAATCCTTTAATGTGCTAAAGTTAAATTACTGGACGCCTGAAAATACAACAGGAACATGGCTTAGACCCGGAGTTAATACCGGAGAGTTGGATGCTCTGTTTTATCAGAAAACCTCTTACGTGAAAGTTGGTTATATAAACATAGGATACAACGTTCCCGAAAAGATAACCAGAGATATAAAACTTAGTAAACTTCGTGTTTATGCTTCGTGCCAGAATCCATTTATTTTTACTGGTTATAAAGGTTGGGATCCTGAAATGGCCAGTACGAATACTCAAAGTCAGTATGCAATGACTCGTACATTTATGTTTGGAATTAATCTTGGATTTTAA
- a CDS encoding RagB/SusD family nutrient uptake outer membrane protein — MFNSCSLDEVNNSSVTSDDYFTTEKAYEEFAAETYVMMRPLLRNTTSMWYGTDMYECTGEVNDTQKPLNDYTVFDGDECLSWWDDNYNVITKANTCMTRGAKIEDAIKDDIYATRTGELLTLRAYAYFNLVETFGGVPLITSEVTSPTYNFIRSTEEEVYNQIVADLDSAVNLLPEEPAEYGRVGLAMAKHLLGKVLLTRSYKSYAQSTDLAKSITSLKSAMNLCALSNWNVLFGDNYKNDNDEIIFAIRYSTTETLNSGSGNNLYQHFKFRTDLYPGGYRAAPPYWKQDDSYQATSYLFNLYKANDYRASERFLKRHIIASTNAEGANGHITAGDTIIYLPKDSMSDEKIAAYMVSHQPTYYVVNPNQYHKLFDSNTIYPIIWKFYDPTVSVYAADGTDPRGHRDTYVFRRAETMMLLAEAYVKEGEGELATDLINELRKRANLSGDELLSGTATIDDVLDESARELFGESNRWMDLKRSNNLLTRALKYNVYCAHQHTSAISNTYLLRPIPKTEIERCPTLVQNPGYPN, encoded by the coding sequence ATGTTTAACTCATGTAGTCTTGATGAGGTTAATAATTCATCGGTAACAAGTGATGATTATTTCACTACAGAGAAAGCTTATGAAGAATTTGCAGCAGAAACATATGTTATGATGCGCCCTCTATTGCGTAATACCACAAGTATGTGGTATGGAACAGACATGTATGAATGTACAGGCGAGGTAAATGACACTCAGAAACCTCTAAATGATTATACTGTTTTTGACGGCGATGAATGTTTGAGCTGGTGGGACGACAACTACAATGTAATTACTAAAGCAAATACTTGTATGACACGGGGAGCTAAAATAGAAGATGCCATAAAAGATGATATCTACGCTACTCGTACGGGTGAATTACTAACTTTACGTGCTTATGCATATTTTAATTTAGTCGAAACTTTTGGAGGAGTTCCTTTAATAACAAGCGAAGTAACTTCACCTACATATAATTTTATCCGTAGCACAGAAGAAGAGGTATATAATCAAATTGTGGCTGACCTCGATTCTGCCGTAAACTTGCTCCCGGAAGAACCTGCAGAATATGGACGGGTTGGTCTGGCAATGGCAAAACATCTGTTGGGTAAAGTTCTTCTTACGCGGAGTTATAAAAGCTACGCGCAATCAACAGACTTAGCTAAATCTATTACTTCTTTAAAAAGCGCCATGAATCTGTGCGCTTTGTCTAACTGGAATGTCCTTTTTGGCGATAATTATAAAAATGATAATGATGAAATCATTTTCGCAATAAGATATTCTACAACTGAAACATTAAACTCAGGTTCCGGAAACAATCTTTATCAACATTTTAAATTCCGGACAGATCTATATCCCGGAGGATATAGAGCAGCTCCACCATATTGGAAACAAGATGATTCTTATCAAGCAACGTCATATCTTTTCAATCTTTATAAAGCGAATGATTATCGCGCATCCGAAAGATTCCTGAAACGCCATATTATAGCGTCTACAAATGCTGAGGGTGCAAATGGCCATATCACAGCCGGAGACACAATTATTTATCTCCCTAAAGATTCTATGTCAGATGAGAAAATTGCCGCATATATGGTAAGCCATCAACCAACATACTATGTCGTAAATCCAAACCAATATCATAAACTCTTTGATTCGAATACTATTTATCCAATTATTTGGAAATTTTATGATCCTACTGTCTCCGTATATGCTGCAGATGGAACAGATCCAAGGGGACATCGCGACACGTATGTGTTTCGAAGAGCAGAGACAATGATGCTATTGGCAGAAGCCTATGTGAAAGAAGGAGAAGGAGAACTTGCCACGGATCTCATTAACGAATTAAGAAAGCGTGCTAATTTAAGCGGTGACGAATTATTATCAGGTACAGCAACAATTGATGATGTGCTTGATGAATCTGCCCGAGAATTGTTCGGTGAATCAAATCGTTGGATGGACTTAAAACGAAGTAATAATTTGTTAACACGTGCATTGAAATATAATGTTTATTGTGCCCACCAGCATACTTCTGCAATTAGTAATACTTATTTATTACGGCCAATTCCAAAAACAGAAATAGAGCGTTGTCCAACCTTAGTTCAAAATCCAGGATATCCAAACTAA